CACGCACAACTCTCCCCACTTTGGGCCTATGGAATTCTTGATTCTCTTGGGTGCGTGGGTGATCGAGGCCCAAACGGCCTGCGGCCCAAAACGCGCTTCTCCCCAAATTAGGACCAGTTTGGTTGGAGGTCAGGAGGATTTGCCTGGTGAAAAAAGCTGTGCCTGAGAACACTAACGAAATTATATTGCATCTTAGTTAGAGATTATGCATATATAATTAAATCAATCAATTCCTTTATTTTTAGTATTTCTGTATTCGTTATTTAGTTTTTTAAGAGATATTtgattttttataaaaatatatttgatAAATATTCTATCTTTGCTCATCAATTtatagagaaagaaaaagaaagcagcGGTACCTAATTGGTGTGACCTCCCTAATGCCAGGCTTATCTGCTTGCCTGCGCCAGGCGTTCAAAAGCGAGTGCCGGAGCCAGGCAACTAGCGTTAATCTCCATTTAGGCACAGGCAGCACCATCGGTACTCAGGACCCCAACCAAACAAGGTGCAGGCAAGTCACAGGCAGCACTCCGGCCAGACAATTTCTTCCAGGGTTCCAACCAATTAGTCTCTTCGGACTTCAGACACAGACGTGTTGGCTTGGCTCCTTGGCTATCTGACACTCTGATTGAACGAGAGATGACTCAGGTTTCATGAACCAAGATCAGGATTCAGGGCACGATCTACTCCCAGATGCCCCAGCCTTTTCCCCATGTCATGAGAACCGCATCTGTAAAATTCGAGAAGTAGATTTCAGGCTTGCTGTGCAGCTACCGGACGATAAACTTGATAACATCCAGCACCTGTCTGATACTGGTGTGTGAGCCTGTTTGGTTCAGAGTGTGTCTGGAACTGCAgcacctcctcccctccactTCGGATACCAGTGAATGGAGTTCTCAACTCGGACAACAACGGGGAGTGATTTTGTGTCCATGCCTAGACGGCTAGACAGTAGACAGTTGTGGCTTTAGTAAATACAAGGGCAAACATTGAAGCTATATACGTTTTGTTTTCTGATAATGCAACACTAAGCTTTGAGAGTACCAAGAACAAAATCACACACCAATATCATACATTCACTGTAAATCCAGTACTGAATAACCAACACAAACAATGCAATGCTTACTCTAGCATAACAGTTACCATGGACAGCTCTATATATCACTTCCAAAAAATAAAGCTATCACAAAAAGATTATGGAGCATGAAGTCTAGGCTGAATCACAATCGCTCTTTCTCCAAATTCGGAGTCCCCAAAGGAACCGGCATTTGTATCCATCACCATCCATCATGCCATGCCATCTCTATTTGCACCATCCAAAGCATGAGAACTTCTGCAATCCAACCAAATGCAAAGCTCAATGAGAACACAGAATGAGCAAGCAAGGAGGTCGCCGAAAGACAGTAGTTGTGTTATCTGCGTATGATTGTGCCTGCCACTCACCGATGATGAGACGTAGCCGTCGTCGTAATGCTTGTTGCCGTTGCCACGCGCGGCGTCTTTGCCGGACGCCGCTGGCTTTCCGGCCTGGGTCTGCTTCTCCTCCCTCACCTTGTCGAAGATGTGCGTGTAGCCGTCCGCCGACGCCGGGTTCGAGTCCCAGTCGCCGAACTTGGGCACCGCCGAGCCCCTCGTCGGCTGCATCGATCAGTAAGCGATGAACTTCCAAGCGCATGTCAAGGCAGAGCACAAAGGGACAGAGAGCAGAGCCTCACCGTCTCATTGCCGCGCAAGCCACCCTTGGCCCGGGACCGCTCGACGGAGTTCGCGACGAGGCCGTACCCCCCGCTCTCGGAGCTGTACGGGTGCACCGGCGACTGCTCGACGCTGTACCCGCCGCCAGtcctcccaccgccgcctctcctcggggcctcgccgccggcgtggcggtGGTAGGGGGACCCGGCGTAGGGGTTgggggacagcggcggcgcgtcgcTGCTAGGCCGGCGCTCGTGCCGCGAGGCCGGCGGtggtgccggcgacgacgacctccCGGCGTCGGAGCGgttcggcgacggcgccgcgatGGAGAAGGCCTCCGGGTTCTCGGCGGGGTCGTTGGGGTTGATCATCTTGCCGCCGGCGCCCTTGCCCTTGCGCGCGTTCTCGAAGTAGAGCGTGTACGGCACGTTGCCATCGTTGTCCCAGTTGCCGAACTTCGGGACGTGCGcgttcttctgctgctgctgcgtgcaCAAAAACATCCAATTCAACTCGAGAAGAATCAGCCGTTGCCACCATTTTCTCCTAACCACTTGTGCAAATGCAAGCTCATAGCACGAGAGTTATGCTTAACAGTTAACACAATACCTTACGACACAATTCTAATGCTACTTGAAATATAGaatttttcttttggaaaaaaaatagaggaaaGTGCTGACAGggtcaatgttttttttttggtcgtCCTCCTCCTAGAGAGGTCAGCAGTCAGAGTTCTAGGACCAGTTGCAATGGTAGAACATGGACAGCAAGTCAAGTTGACATGCATGGGGCTAAGTCAATGCGGCTTAATTGATCGACCAAGGAAACAATCAAACGCCAGGAAAATCACACGCCATGGCTTCCGGCCGCTTACACACTGCGTGGACTAATCAACTGAACATTTGATGATTATCTAATAATAGAGAAACTAATCACATGTTCTCTACTTGGCTACTTGTGCAAATCAAGTTCAAACAGGACACGCTAGTGCAGTGGTTGGTACTTCAGGTTTGACAATCTGCCAAGCTTCTGAAGGCAGGCCGACAGCGATGGCCTGCCTGGCTGCTGACGCCTCATACGTTTCCTTCAGTTTCCGAAATGGAAAAACTATTCAAATCAAGAGTGCCAGAGCATCTTACGTGCACAAATTGTTTTGGATTGTAGCATTTATATAACTGAATCTTCATGCATACGAGCTGTTCTATCTTGATAATGTTTTAGCAGGTAAGAGCGGCTGGTGTGTGATTAAATAAGAGGAATATGACCAGGACGTCGTATTCCAGTGAGTTAACCTGGCAACATCTCTAGCATTAAATAAGGGAGTATCATTTATGAGATGTGAAGACTGTCAGGGTAATGGCGGATTGTGATCGAAAGATATTTCGCAAGTTTCAGGGTCTCTGTCACAAAATTGTGGATTTCTACACCCCAAAGAGAATCACCAGTTCACGCAAGAAATGAGCTCTAGTTTTCTCAAAACGCCAAGATAAGAATAATCGTAGCGACCATCTTGTTCCTTGGGAAAATTCAGGCTCAGATATTGCATAAGGAAACCATACAGCGAGACCGGCACCTACTACCGCACAAGGAACGAATTGAACTCTTTTCAAGCGAATCAAGGGACTTCCAGTTCTTGGTGGGGAAGTTGTTCTTGCAGACGAGATAAAAACTAGGCTACGCTACACAATCTAATCGAAAACTGCGCTTCACAAATCACAACTGAAAGGAACCGTGAGGAACATCGAAGGTTGTCGCCATGGAAGAAGAGCACatgcgaggaggaagagagggactTACAGCCATGGCGTTCCCAGCGccgagaagaggaggagagagaggtcaGATCAGCTCCGGGGGTCTCCGAAGTTTGGCTCTCGAACGGCAGCCGGCCTGCAACTGCGAGAAGGGGGATGGATTTATGCGGCTGTTTGTTTGTTCCTACTGGCCCCTTGGCTACTAGCTTGCTGATCGATCCTCTTCCAGGCCGGCCGGCAGGAGTATAACTCCAAGAAAATGACGAGGAGAGAGGCCGGTTGCAATCTTTATATACAAGGTGTCACGAGACCCCTTTTCTTGTTGCTCTCTTGCATATCAGCCCCTTTGAAATCTTTGTGGCTTCTtgtctttttaaggaaaacgtTTGTGGCTTGTGCTTGTCATTTCTGATGCACACCAGCCCCAGCCGTGATCCAGAGGTTTAGGAAGCATTACTGACCGAAAAAAATCCTCAAAGTTTTTTCAGTCCTTTCCTGGAAAATAGAAGATCGTAGGGGGGTCTGAAACGAAAAGGCGAACGCAAGCGTGACCGTTGACGGTGACGAATTGACGAGCTCAAACGCATAGAGCGCCAGCCAGCCAGCGCACCGGTCCACCATCCACGCCGGATCAACGCTTAACAAAAACGTTCGGCGGCCATCTTTGACCGCTCGCCGCTCAGCAACAACTCAGGCCGGGTTTAGTTTCCAATTTAGGAGTGCCAAAATTAGTATTTtatcataaatgcgcaactgtagcatttcatttatatatgtgaattattgtccaaacattgattaattagatttaaaagattcgtctcgcaaagtacaacaaaactgtgcaattagtttttgatttcgtctacatttagtactccatacatgtaccgcaagtttgatgtgatggggaatcttctttttacataatgCCAAAGTTTGGAATCTCAAAGCGGATTCCAGGCCAGCTGCCCGGAGCATCCCCTTTTCCTCCTCGTGGGTCACTCTCCAGCgtacacgcacgcacgcacctcAGCACAGCAGAAGCAGAGCAGCAGTACCgaacccgccggccgccgtcgaggcACCTTCTTGTCGGGGCTCAGGGCAGGCTTTTCGCCCTCAGGGGCACGCGCGCGCGGGTGCCCGCGAGGCCGCGACGCGCTGGACGGCAAGACCAAGACCGGCAGGTGTGGTGGGAACGCGGAGCGTACGCGTCGTCCGTTCCCCTGGGCGCTCTCGGGCGGAGACGGGAGCGCGAAGCGGTTTGGAACGCGGGATCACGGCGACGGGGGGTCGAGACGACTCGTTCCCCCCGCAGGTCGTTTCGTCTACATAAGACGAGACTCCCCGATCGCAATCGGTTGGGGGCGTGCGCGCGGGGGTCCGTCCCCCTGCTGCCGAGTGCTGCGTGGCTGCCGACCTCGCCGGCTCGTATCCTACGCCGCTCGTTCGTGTCGGCGTGCCCCTCGTCAACTCCTCGCTGCTCGCTGCTCGATCGCGGCCGCTTTGGCCGGGCACGACGCGCGCGTGGGTCGTGCGCCCGGAGACCGGGAGAGCGCCTGAGATTGACAGCGTCCACGGCTCCGCGCTGTGTGATGGCGACGACGGGCATAGCCATGGCTCCATGCTTCTGATTACTGTACACAAACCCGAGGCAATGCCCAGGTGTGAAATTCGGTCCCATCATCGCCGATGGCTGTTGGATCATTTCACAGGGGACAGGACCTGCTAATTATGTGACCAGCTCCCCAGTACAGTAAAGAGTAGGAcggcattttttatttttcctggACCGACTTTGTTACACCGGCCCGGCCGCGGCAAGGCGTTTCCTTTCTCAACTTCATATACCACCCTTTAAGTTGATTAAGTCCTCCATATCTTTATTAGTGAGCTTTAATTCTTTTCATTGAATTATTGAATAATTGGGTCAAGCCTGTAAATTTCAACAATCCCCATCAAGAATTTCAAGCCACACTAGAAATACTCTCAAATTCACTATAATCTTTGATATACCAATATTTCAATAGAGACGGTTAAGTTGAACATCCATCTAGAATTAATGTTCCACTTATGCACAACTAAGCAATGGACTATGCCTTAAATTGTCAGTCTTGTGCAAACAAGCTTGGCCAAAACTCTTTCACGCTGCGAAAGCATCCCCGCGGTTTGGAGCTTCTAAGTCATACTCCAGACCTTTCATGGGTTTTTAGAGATCACCCAATCTCATAGACTATGACCAGTATTCAGACCCACATAGGTGTATTCCTCACGTAGGACAACATCTTTGCTTCAAAGTAAACAGCACCCTTGTTTCTAAGAAGTCAATTGGAACACATTAAGGCATAAACCAGCCTGCCATACAGAATTAGAAGAGATATGCATCTTCACTAGAATGAGCCGTTTACAAAGGATCTCTTCTCTCAGTCAGATTATAGCTTATTTCACCACTCTACTTCATGGGATCTCTGATCACATAGAGTAGGTTACCACTATAGAAAGACTCACATGGGTCTCAAGCCCAATTTCATAGATGCATTGTCAATCACATTTTGTGAAAGATCCTTGTGAATTGATCTGCCAGGTTCTTAGCCGTTTGGATATAGTTCAAGGCTATCATTCTGGAGTTTCTCAATTTCCTGACAGACTTCAACCGCCTCTTTACATGATTAGATGACTTCATATTATCCTTTGATCTGTTCACCTTGACAATCACAGTTTGATTACCACAATTCATTAGGATAGTCGGTATCGGTTTTTCAAGTATTGGCAAATCTATAAGGAGATCACGAAGCCACTTGACCTCAACAGTGGCGGTATCTAATGCTGTGAGTTCTGCTTCCATTATTGACCTCGTTAAGATGGTTTGCTTGCAAGACTTCTATGAAATAGTGCCACCTCCAAGTGTAAACACATATCCACTTGTGGCTTTTATCTCATCAGTATTAGAAATTCAATTTGAATCACCATAACCCTCTAGCACCCTTGGATACCCGATATAATGAATCCCACAGTCTATAGTGCCTTTTAGATAGTGCATTACTCTTTCAAGAGCATTCCAATGATCATCTTCTGGATTTCAAACAAACCAGCTTAGTTTGCTCACAACAAACAAGACATCAGGTCTCGTAGAGCTAGCTAAGTACATAAGTGAACCACTGATCCAGGAGTATCTCAGTTGATCTCTCATGATTCTTTTGTTCTCCCTTAATACTTTACTAGGATCATAAGGTGTAGGAGCAGGCTTGCAGTCGCTATAACCAAAGCGACTCAAGATCTTTTCCACATAGTGGGATTGCAAAAGTGTAACCCCACCATCACCTTCTCTTACTAGTTTAATATTTAGCATAACATCGGCTTCTCCCAAATCCTTCATCTCAAAATTTTGAGATAAGAAATCTTTGACTTAATCACTTTAAGGTATAtcccaaagatcagtatgtcatcaacatacaagCACAAAACCATTCCTTCGCTCCCACCATAGCGATAGAATACACACTTGTCAGCTTCATTCATAACAAAGCCAACCGTTGTGAGAGTTCtatcaaacttctcatgccatTATTTAGGTGCTTGCTTGAtgccatacaaagatttcaatAACTTACACACTATTCCTTCTTGACCCTCTACTACAAATCCATCtggctgatccatatagatcgcctcttccaactctccatttaggtAAGCTACcttcacatccatttgatgaACGAGAAGACCATGAGAGACTGCCAAGGAAAGTAGCACTCAAATAGTAGTCAATCGAGCAACTAGCAAATAAGTGTCAAGAaaatcttctccttctttctgggtataacccttGGCCATAAGCCTTGCCTTGtacttttcaatagtaccatcaggcctaagttttttcttgaacacccacttgcatcctacAGGTTTGCACCCCTAAGGACGATCAACAACTTCCCAGGTACCATTAGACATAATTGAATCTATCTCACTCCTCACTGCTTCCTTCCAATAATCAGCATCAGGAGATGAATATGCCCCTTCAATGATTTTAGGTGTGTCACCCACAAGGTATACAATGAACTTATCTCCAAAAGACTTTGCAGTCCTTCGTCTCTTACTCTTTTTGAGCGGTTCATTGCTATCCTCCTCAGGATTTTCCATAGGTGTATGTTCATTATGTTCTATCGGCATGGTAGAGCTACCATCCTCAATAAACTCCTTCCTAGTTGAACTTGTTTCATCTCTCATTGGGAAAATGTTTTCAAAGAATGTAGCATCTCTGGACTCCATAATTGCGTCGACGTGCATGTCTAGTACTCCAGATTTTATTACCAAAAAATCTATAACCAACACCATGAATAGCATAAcctagaaagacacaatccatTGTCTTAGGCTCAAGCTTACATTTCTTGGTTATTGGCACACTGACCTTTGCCAAACAACCCCAAGTCCGTAAGTAAGAAAGGGTaagcctcttcttcttccattcCTTGAATGGTGTTACCTCTTTATTCTTTGCAGAAACACGGTTTAGGATATGACATGCAATCAATATTGACTCAACCCACCATTCCTTAGAAAGACCAGCTGTATCCAACATAGCGTTAGCCAAATCAATTAGAGTGCGGTTTTTTCTTTCGGCAACCCCATTTAACTGAGGTGAATAGGGAGGTGTCCTCTCATGTATTATACCATATTTCTCGCAGAATGAAGTGAAAACATTTGAGAAGTACTTGCCACCACAATCTGACCTAACACGtttgatctttctctcaagtTGGTTTTCTACTTCACctttatagattttaaagtaatGCAATGCTTTATCTTTTGACTTCAACAAATAGATGTAACAAAAATCTAGTGCAATCATCGATTaaagtcatgaaatattttTACAACCTTTTGTCAACATGCCATTCATTTCGCACAAATCGGAATGAATTAATCTTTACCTTAGAATTTTTGACTAAGGTAATTTTTGGAATTAAACTCAAACCAGCAAGCTGCATCAtacaaccaaaattaatgtgACAAAGCCTCGAATGCCAAACATTTGATTCATCAACATTAACCACATTGTTGACTATATTATTACATTCATCTGACAAAGACAAACGAAATAAACCTCCACAATTATAACCTTTTCCAATAAAAGTACCAAACTTGGACATTACACATTTATTGGACTCAAAGACTAACTTAAAACCATCTTTACACAGTAGAGAGCTGCTAACAAGATTCTTGTGAATGGTAGGCACATTGATGCACATTCTTCAATTGCATGATCTTTCCCCAAGTAAGCTTCAAATTGaccgtaccaacaccaagaACACGCGCATGTCAGCCGGTTCCCATCAACAAGGAGCAAGTCCCTCTGActtgataagaaaaaaaataagtaaacATTAGCACATACATGAATATTAGCCCCCGTATCAACCCACCATTCAGGTGATTGACAAACTAAAAGAACCGTAGGTAATAATTTACTGTTCCCCAATGTTCCTCCTCCAGTGTCGCTAATGACCATGTTGGCAGATTTCTTGCCACCTTTGCGATTCGGACACTTAGCAGCAAAGTGATCTGGACTCTCGTACACATAGCAaactcccttcttcttcttcttcttcttcttcttgaaagtGGTTGTTTGATTAGTCTTTGTTGGGTTTCGTGGCAGCTTGAATTTCTTCTTCTCGTGGGAGAAATTGTTCTTTTGCACCAAGTTGGCACTAGATGATCCAACAATTCCTTTTCCACGTGTATCTTTTGCTCTCGCCTTCTCTTCAACATCAAGAGTTCCAATAAGACCAGCTATGCTGAACTCCTATCTCTTGTGGTTTAGAGAAGTAGCAAAATCCTTCCAAGAAGGTGGCAACTTTGAGATAATACctccagccacaaacttgtcaggCAACACACATGGAACCTCTTTGCTATAGTTCTCAAGGTCTTTTGCCAACGTATGAATCTCATGGGCCTGTTCTACTACAGAATAGTCTTCAACCATCCTATAGTCATAGAACTGTTCCATAACATACAACTCATTGCCGGTATCAACAACCCTAAAGTTAGCATCAAGAGTTTCCTATAGTTCCTTGCCACTCATCAGCGATAGGTACATGTCCACAAGGTTTTCAGGAAGAACACTTATGATGCCGCCTCAAAACAGGTTTTTGGCTGCCTTGAATGCCTCTTGCGAGACCTGTTCGAGCTTCCCTGTATGGCACACATAATGTTCATCGTTGTCAACCGCAATGTGATATTCTCGCGCCAACGCTTGTAGTTTGAACCATCGCACATCGAACACACATGGTTTGATATATGCAGCAAAACTAGCTACCGAAAGCCTATCAACATCAtcaggtttttggattgttagaTATTTAGGCACATTTCAgtatattttaattttaaaattaaacattttaaaattaaacatgtaaaatattaatattatcATGACTATATGAGTGAATGAGAATAGGTGTACGTGTTTATGTTTAACACTAACATAAGCATGAATAGAATAACACACATAGGTTTCAGTTTGTACCGGAACCGGCCCGTCGTTATCACCTGGATTAGTCATACTAAGCGTGGGGTGACCTCAGTCGATGTAGTCGTATAGAATCGATGCAAGAAGATGTTCGCAGTGCAGTCCCGTGAACGGCCTTCTGGAAGTAGGCGAAGTAGTCGTTCAGCAGCGGACGGACGTAGTCTTTAGAGGAGGATAAATCTAGACGTCATTAGATGGAGCAATGACCATTAATATGTTGGTCAATCAAATCACCACCATCAATCACCAGTCATCAACACTGTTAACGGTCCAACCATTAATCTCAATTGGTGCAAAAACTTCCCACTCCACGCAGCACTGTACTGCACCATCCGACCGTGCCATGCCACACCCACACCCATGCCCGAGGTGAGCGAGCGCGCGCTCATGGCTCGCCAATTCCTTTTTCAATACAAACATTCCACCCTTTAAGTTGATTGAAATTCTCCTCAACTACCAATATGGTATTAACCACCTTTAACCCCTAGTGAATTTTAATTCTTTTCATTGAATTATTGAATAATTG
The genomic region above belongs to Setaria italica strain Yugu1 chromosome VI, Setaria_italica_v2.0, whole genome shotgun sequence and contains:
- the LOC101784904 gene encoding RPM1-interacting protein 4 isoform X2 — protein: MAQQKNAHVPKFGNWDNDGNVPYTLYFENARKGKGAGGKMINPNDPAENPEAFSIAAPSPNRSDAGRSSSPAPPPASRHERRPSSDAPPLSPNPYAGSPYHRHAGGEAPRRGGGGRTGGGYSVEQSPVHPYSSESGGYGLVANSVERSRAKGGLRGNETPTRGSAVPKFGDWDSNPASADGYTHIFDKVREEKQTQAGKPAASGKDAARGNGNKHYDDGYVSSSKFSCFGWCK
- the LOC101784904 gene encoding RPM1-interacting protein 4 isoform X1, coding for MAQQQKNAHVPKFGNWDNDGNVPYTLYFENARKGKGAGGKMINPNDPAENPEAFSIAAPSPNRSDAGRSSSPAPPPASRHERRPSSDAPPLSPNPYAGSPYHRHAGGEAPRRGGGGRTGGGYSVEQSPVHPYSSESGGYGLVANSVERSRAKGGLRGNETPTRGSAVPKFGDWDSNPASADGYTHIFDKVREEKQTQAGKPAASGKDAARGNGNKHYDDGYVSSSKFSCFGWCK